From a region of the Blastopirellula marina genome:
- a CDS encoding polyhydroxyalkanoic acid system family protein: MPGFKVEVPHPLGQEEAANRVKTLLDHLRGRFEGQIKDMQQTWTEDDVMQFSFKTAGLVIKGEMDVQPNSVIVHGDLPFAAMLFKGRIESSIKDELEKCLSHPA, from the coding sequence ATGCCTGGCTTCAAGGTTGAAGTTCCCCACCCCCTTGGTCAAGAAGAGGCCGCAAATCGCGTCAAAACGCTGTTGGATCACTTGCGGGGTCGCTTCGAGGGACAGATCAAGGATATGCAACAGACCTGGACCGAAGATGACGTGATGCAGTTTTCGTTCAAGACGGCCGGCCTGGTCATCAAAGGCGAGATGGACGTACAGCCCAATTCGGTAATCGTTCACGGCGATTTGCCATTTGCCGCGATGCTTTTCAAAGGCCGCATCGAAAGCTCGATCAAAGACGAACTCGAAAAGTGCCTGAGCCATCCGGCTTAG